In Chitinophaga sp. HK235, a single window of DNA contains:
- a CDS encoding porin family protein, whose translation MKKHVLLIAVALVGSLSTYAQVKFGVKAGLNVASTSQKVDDKKVDGLKSMTGFHVGVIADISLAENFALQPGLLYSKKGFKFQEKETSGEASAGLKMTTSMNYLEVPINFLYKTELGSGKFFGGFGPYVALGLGGKTKYSGLVGVGTGIIGADGDSKVKFDGKKYPVDGTAEEKAAYNKDSHYKALDAGANFILGYELKNGLQFSVNYSLGLTNSAVEDKESHKNRYFGVSAGFLFGGKK comes from the coding sequence ATGAAAAAGCATGTTCTGTTAATCGCCGTAGCACTGGTAGGATCCCTTTCCACTTACGCGCAGGTAAAATTTGGAGTAAAAGCTGGTTTAAACGTTGCCAGCACCAGCCAAAAAGTTGACGACAAAAAAGTGGACGGTCTTAAATCCATGACTGGCTTCCACGTTGGCGTTATTGCCGACATCTCCCTGGCAGAAAACTTTGCCCTGCAGCCAGGATTACTCTACAGCAAAAAAGGCTTTAAATTCCAGGAAAAAGAAACTTCCGGAGAAGCTTCCGCAGGTCTGAAAATGACTACCAGCATGAACTATCTGGAAGTTCCCATTAACTTCCTGTACAAAACTGAGCTGGGTTCCGGTAAATTCTTCGGTGGCTTCGGTCCTTATGTAGCACTGGGTCTGGGTGGTAAAACCAAATATTCCGGTCTGGTTGGCGTTGGCACTGGCATCATCGGTGCAGATGGCGATTCAAAAGTTAAATTCGACGGTAAAAAATACCCTGTAGACGGTACTGCTGAGGAAAAAGCAGCGTATAACAAAGATTCACACTACAAAGCACTGGATGCTGGTGCAAACTTCATCCTGGGTTATGAACTGAAAAATGGTCTGCAGTTTAGCGTAAACTACAGCCTGGGTCTGACCAACAGTGCAGTTGAAGATAAAGAATCTCACAAAAACAGATACTTCGGTGTTTCCGCAGGTTTCCTGTTTGGTGGTAAAAAATAA
- a CDS encoding rhomboid family intramembrane serine protease, with amino-acid sequence MNDLFALHYWGSPGFRPHQFITHLFMHSTSDPWHLLMNMFTLWMFGATLENRWGSKRFLIFYMICGIGASLCYMGVQTYENMTLAKYANAFLDNPTFSNFVALDKKFHLDNANISMSDMKEAIAQGNTLAIDMAKIYVKQYMLAYSNSIVVGASGAVYGILFAFGYLFPNAIIFLYFFPIRAKYFVAFMILTEVWAGIQNSPEDNVAHFAHLGGALFAYLLLKGWNKRNRTDFY; translated from the coding sequence ATGAATGACCTTTTTGCTCTCCATTACTGGGGGTCACCGGGATTCCGGCCTCATCAGTTCATCACCCACCTGTTCATGCACTCTACCAGCGATCCCTGGCACCTGCTCATGAACATGTTTACGCTCTGGATGTTTGGCGCTACCCTGGAAAACAGGTGGGGGTCCAAAAGGTTCCTGATCTTTTATATGATATGCGGCATAGGCGCTTCGCTCTGTTATATGGGCGTTCAGACCTATGAGAATATGACCCTGGCCAAATATGCCAATGCTTTCCTGGACAACCCTACGTTCAGCAACTTCGTGGCGCTGGATAAGAAGTTCCATCTGGACAATGCCAATATCAGCATGAGCGATATGAAAGAGGCTATTGCACAGGGTAATACACTGGCTATCGATATGGCGAAAATATATGTCAAACAATATATGCTCGCTTACAGCAACAGCATCGTAGTAGGCGCTTCCGGCGCGGTATACGGTATCCTGTTTGCTTTTGGCTATCTCTTCCCCAATGCTATCATCTTCCTGTATTTCTTCCCCATAAGGGCCAAATACTTTGTGGCTTTTATGATCCTGACGGAAGTATGGGCCGGGATACAAAACTCTCCGGAGGACAATGTGGCACACTTTGCTCACCTGGGCGGCGCACTTTTTGCGTACCTCCTGCTGAAAGGCTGGAATAAGAGGAACAGAACTGATTTTTATTGA
- a CDS encoding TlpA family protein disulfide reductase: protein MRKIFFLLLAALALQLNLQAQGYQLSIKLKNYTSGKLFLANYMGRTTYLADSADVSPSGEVILKGKTPLLPGIYLIVLPGKQQYVETLIDKQQVFSVTIDTTDLINKTVYKGSPDNDLFLEYNRFIFQQEALTHNIASQLKAAQTAADSAKVLPLQQELGKKLQQYRQELVQKNPNAILSAIFKAMKEPEIPQQPAGEDSTFAYRYFKGHYWDDVELSTDRLVRTPVLEGKLKKYFTQLVVNMPDSIIADCDALIARTRKSKEAFKFVLWWLTYNYESSPYMGMDAVFVHLVEKYYVPGDAFWLNDEQLNKIVNRAYTLAPNLIGQQAAPLELKDTASRPVSLYKTKAKFTVLVFWDPTCGHCKTEVPRLDSAFKASWKNKGVAIIGIKTEGTREDWLSFIKEHKLNGWIHALDADNTTNYRRLYDVYSTPVVYLLDENKKIVAKRLAVEQLNEFLEHAGQKKIAAKL, encoded by the coding sequence ATGCGTAAAATATTTTTCCTGCTCCTGGCAGCACTCGCTTTACAGTTAAACCTGCAAGCACAGGGTTATCAGCTTTCCATTAAGCTGAAAAATTATACCAGTGGAAAACTGTTTCTGGCCAATTATATGGGCCGGACCACCTACCTGGCTGACTCTGCCGACGTATCTCCTTCCGGGGAAGTTATCCTGAAGGGGAAAACACCCCTGTTGCCCGGCATTTATCTGATCGTACTGCCCGGCAAACAGCAATATGTGGAAACACTGATCGACAAGCAGCAGGTATTCAGTGTAACAATCGATACCACTGACCTGATCAACAAAACCGTTTACAAAGGCTCCCCGGATAACGATCTGTTTCTGGAGTACAACCGGTTTATCTTCCAGCAGGAAGCGCTTACCCATAATATTGCCAGCCAGCTGAAAGCTGCGCAAACAGCTGCAGACTCTGCCAAGGTGCTGCCTTTACAGCAGGAGCTGGGTAAAAAACTGCAGCAATACCGGCAGGAACTGGTCCAAAAAAATCCAAATGCTATCCTGTCGGCCATTTTCAAGGCCATGAAAGAGCCAGAGATACCACAGCAGCCGGCCGGAGAAGATTCCACTTTTGCTTATCGTTATTTTAAAGGCCATTACTGGGATGATGTAGAGCTGTCCACAGATCGTCTGGTTAGAACGCCGGTACTGGAAGGCAAACTGAAGAAATACTTTACCCAGCTGGTGGTAAATATGCCAGACTCCATCATTGCAGACTGCGACGCCCTCATAGCCCGCACCCGCAAGAGCAAGGAGGCATTCAAATTTGTGCTCTGGTGGCTTACGTATAACTATGAAAGTTCTCCTTACATGGGCATGGATGCTGTATTTGTACACCTGGTGGAGAAGTACTATGTGCCAGGGGATGCTTTCTGGCTGAATGATGAACAGCTGAACAAGATCGTTAACCGGGCTTACACACTGGCGCCTAATCTGATCGGGCAACAGGCTGCCCCGCTGGAACTGAAGGATACTGCCTCCAGACCTGTTTCCTTGTATAAAACAAAAGCCAAATTCACCGTCCTGGTATTCTGGGATCCTACCTGCGGCCACTGTAAGACCGAAGTGCCACGTCTGGATTCCGCTTTTAAGGCCAGCTGGAAAAATAAAGGGGTAGCCATCATCGGTATCAAAACAGAAGGTACACGGGAAGATTGGCTTTCCTTTATTAAGGAACATAAGCTCAATGGCTGGATACATGCACTGGATGCAGATAATACGACGAACTATCGCCGTTTGTATGACGTGTATAGTACACCGGTAGTATACCTGCTGGATGAAAACAAAAAAATCGTTGCCAAGCGCCTGGCGGTAGAACAGCTAAACGAATTTTTAGAACATGCCGGACAAAAAAAGATAGCTGCAAAACTGTAG
- a CDS encoding porin family protein → MKKVFLSVVALMIAGVTFGQVQWGIVAGPQFSSVNTRFAGGSKETSSIRVGLRAGVTVDIPIGDDFYVGTGLLYANRGGKFKHDLGKVDLSYLQLPVNFMFKPEVGSGRLVLALGPYVALGLGGKYKDLPILGDPKAFKDEATAVYKLKRFDAGGNFQVGYEMPIGLYFGLNGDLGMVNSFDNTSNDRKFKMSSFGVSIGYKFGGH, encoded by the coding sequence ATGAAAAAAGTATTTTTATCTGTGGTCGCTTTAATGATCGCAGGTGTTACATTTGGTCAGGTGCAGTGGGGCATCGTTGCCGGCCCTCAGTTTTCAAGTGTAAATACAAGATTTGCCGGAGGGTCAAAGGAAACCAGTAGCATTCGCGTGGGTTTACGGGCAGGGGTAACTGTTGATATTCCTATCGGGGATGATTTCTATGTTGGTACCGGACTGCTGTATGCCAACCGGGGTGGTAAGTTTAAGCATGACCTGGGCAAGGTCGATTTATCTTACCTGCAGTTGCCTGTCAATTTTATGTTTAAACCGGAAGTGGGAAGTGGCAGACTGGTGTTGGCATTAGGTCCTTATGTAGCACTGGGTTTGGGCGGTAAATATAAAGACCTGCCTATTCTGGGTGATCCTAAGGCGTTTAAAGATGAAGCCACTGCTGTGTACAAACTGAAACGCTTTGATGCGGGTGGTAATTTTCAGGTGGGTTATGAAATGCCGATAGGCTTATATTTTGGCTTAAATGGCGACTTGGGAATGGTCAACTCGTTTGACAACACCAGCAATGATCGTAAGTTCAAGATGTCCTCCTTTGGTGTATCAATAGGATATAAGTTTGGTGGACATTGA
- a CDS encoding endonuclease/exonuclease/phosphatase family protein codes for MKFVCVPLLVSLLLSAYLPLLNPGDYWIAGFAPLAFPLLFLLCLLSLSFWIWRRKKRYVFYTIAALLLCLRPALRTWGFHILPKDNITKTSGSREFTLMTYNTSSMGLQSYKINPQIRAAVFQQINESRPDILCMQEFYTNDHPELSNHIDSLRNIGQYPYHYFTCDQVSWNTWYYGIVLFSRYPIAAATAIPCDEEANGSGRSFLQADIVIQQDTVRVFSVQFTSYMFSRNDYSNLRSHPVLVMGKMKRTFRRRTAQARQLASLVAASPYPVIVAGDFNDPPASYSYHTAAAGLQDVFLQTGFGWGRTLSYLSPTLRIDYILPDQHFDIKGCRVLKTPTSEHFPVISRLSLKKH; via the coding sequence ATGAAATTTGTTTGTGTACCGTTGCTCGTTTCATTGTTGTTAAGTGCCTACCTCCCCTTACTTAACCCCGGCGATTATTGGATAGCCGGATTTGCCCCCCTCGCCTTTCCACTTCTTTTCCTATTATGCCTGTTGTCGCTATCTTTCTGGATATGGCGAAGAAAAAAAAGATATGTTTTCTATACCATCGCTGCATTGTTATTATGTCTCCGGCCCGCCTTACGTACGTGGGGATTCCATATACTGCCCAAGGACAATATCACCAAAACTTCCGGCAGCCGGGAGTTTACGCTGATGACCTATAATACCAGCAGCATGGGATTACAATCCTACAAGATCAATCCGCAAATACGAGCAGCTGTTTTCCAGCAGATCAATGAGAGCCGGCCCGACATCCTGTGCATGCAGGAGTTTTACACCAACGATCATCCTGAATTATCAAACCATATAGATTCCCTGCGGAACATCGGCCAATATCCTTATCACTACTTCACCTGCGACCAGGTATCCTGGAACACGTGGTATTACGGTATCGTTCTCTTTTCCCGCTACCCCATTGCTGCTGCTACGGCCATCCCATGTGATGAAGAAGCCAATGGCAGCGGGCGTAGTTTCCTGCAGGCAGATATTGTTATCCAGCAGGACACGGTACGGGTTTTCAGTGTACAGTTTACTTCGTATATGTTTTCCCGTAATGATTATAGCAACCTGAGATCACATCCTGTATTGGTGATGGGGAAAATGAAGCGCACCTTTCGTCGCAGGACTGCGCAGGCCCGGCAACTGGCCTCACTGGTCGCAGCCAGTCCCTATCCGGTGATCGTTGCCGGAGACTTTAATGATCCACCAGCCTCCTACAGCTATCATACCGCAGCAGCCGGGCTGCAGGATGTTTTCCTGCAAACAGGCTTTGGCTGGGGGCGTACACTGTCGTATCTGTCGCCCACCTTACGGATCGATTATATCCTGCCGGACCAGCATTTTGATATCAAAGGATGCCGGGTCCTGAAAACACCAACGTCAGAGCATTTCCCGGTAATATCCCGTCTGTCGTTGAAAAAACACTAA
- a CDS encoding endonuclease/exonuclease/phosphatase family protein: protein MIINLGVVLLFLAACLAPYISPAWFWPISFITLAFPFLLGLLVVFMVGWLFFNYRYAFLSLIALFLGWKSISAFLAFNLPAGNKPAPPSESLTVMSYNVSQFGLYREKDSKYNRQAMFALIKKQELDIACFQDFYTSEKKNDFNNREDISREMKLPYRFFSSDFNRNGMQHWGSIIFSKYPIIASDKVKMSMGPLSESLIYADIVKDDDTIRIINMHLESYRFNEKDYTDIKKIKNQEDTGLVATKNIIQKMREAYIRRSQQADIVGNFIRQSPYPVIVCGDFNDTPASYTYFTIKGDLQDAFLKKGLGVGRTFGGLAPTLRIDYVFASTDFRINSFRKIISDLSDHYPVIANLSLIGGGLREVEVNK, encoded by the coding sequence GTGATCATCAACCTAGGAGTGGTGTTACTGTTTCTTGCCGCCTGCCTAGCACCGTACATTTCACCGGCCTGGTTCTGGCCGATCAGCTTTATCACCCTGGCATTTCCTTTTTTACTGGGGCTGCTGGTAGTGTTTATGGTTGGATGGCTGTTTTTCAACTACCGGTATGCATTTTTATCCCTGATCGCGCTGTTCCTGGGATGGAAGTCTATCAGCGCGTTTCTGGCATTTAACCTGCCGGCGGGCAACAAGCCGGCCCCTCCATCAGAGAGCCTGACGGTGATGAGCTACAACGTCAGCCAGTTTGGCCTTTACCGGGAAAAAGACAGTAAATACAACCGCCAGGCTATGTTTGCCCTGATTAAAAAACAGGAACTGGACATCGCCTGCTTCCAGGATTTTTATACTTCGGAGAAAAAGAACGATTTTAACAACCGGGAAGATATTTCCAGAGAGATGAAGTTGCCCTATCGCTTTTTCTCCAGCGATTTTAACCGCAATGGTATGCAGCACTGGGGTTCCATCATCTTTTCAAAATACCCTATTATTGCGTCCGACAAGGTAAAAATGAGTATGGGTCCTCTGAGCGAAAGCCTGATCTATGCGGATATTGTGAAGGATGATGATACGATCCGCATTATCAATATGCACCTGGAATCGTATCGGTTCAATGAAAAGGATTATACTGATATCAAAAAAATCAAGAACCAGGAAGATACCGGGCTGGTGGCCACCAAAAATATCATCCAGAAAATGCGGGAGGCATACATCCGTCGCAGTCAACAGGCCGATATTGTAGGTAATTTTATCCGGCAAAGTCCTTACCCGGTGATCGTATGCGGGGATTTTAACGACACCCCGGCTTCGTATACCTATTTTACCATCAAGGGTGATCTGCAGGATGCCTTTTTGAAGAAAGGACTGGGTGTAGGGCGTACTTTCGGAGGGCTGGCCCCTACCCTGCGCATCGATTATGTGTTTGCCAGCACCGATTTTAGAATCAACAGCTTCCGGAAGATTATTTCAGACCTGTCTGACCACTATCCGGTTATCGCAAACCTTAGCCTTATCGGCGGCGGTTTACGGGAAGTAGAAGTAAACAAATAA
- the rlmD gene encoding 23S rRNA (uracil(1939)-C(5))-methyltransferase RlmD: protein MRKKNVVLEKVPVSGYAAEGKALARQDGKVIFIEGGVMPGDIVDVRLSKNKKDWAEGKAIHFHAYSDKRVEPFCAHFGTCGGCKWQMMPYSLQLEYKQQQVADHLQRIGKLNLPPMSPILGSAHTEHYRNKLEFTFSNKAYLTNEEVRALNGEEIPVRPALGFHVPKLFDKVLDINTCYLMQEPVNLIRNTIREYAIQHELSFYDIRLQEGWLRNLVVRLCTTGEIMVNLVIHHEDKANRVALLDHLQKTVPAITTLLYTINPKKNDSIFDLEPQVYSGKGYAEEKLEDFVFKIGPKSFFQTNTYQGEVLYKVTRDFAELTGSEIVYDLYCGTGSIGIFVSRKARKVVGIELIKEAIDDARENAARNQVNNAEFFAGDVVDICDDAFFAHHGQPDVIITDPPRAGMHEKLVNKLLEIAAPKIVYVSCNPATQARDLALLDALYTVEKVQPVDMFPHTHHIENVVLLKKRENK from the coding sequence GTGAGGAAAAAAAATGTTGTTTTAGAAAAAGTACCTGTATCCGGCTATGCCGCAGAAGGTAAGGCCCTGGCGCGGCAGGACGGTAAAGTCATCTTTATTGAAGGTGGTGTAATGCCCGGCGATATTGTAGACGTACGACTGAGTAAAAACAAAAAAGACTGGGCCGAAGGAAAAGCCATTCATTTTCATGCCTACTCAGACAAACGGGTAGAACCATTTTGTGCGCATTTTGGTACCTGTGGCGGTTGTAAGTGGCAGATGATGCCTTACAGCCTGCAGCTGGAATACAAACAGCAACAGGTGGCAGATCACCTGCAGCGTATCGGTAAGCTGAACCTCCCTCCCATGAGCCCCATCCTGGGATCAGCCCATACAGAGCACTACCGCAACAAGCTGGAATTCACCTTCAGCAACAAGGCATACCTCACCAACGAAGAAGTAAGGGCGCTGAACGGGGAGGAAATTCCTGTAAGGCCGGCACTGGGCTTTCATGTGCCCAAACTGTTCGACAAGGTGCTGGATATCAACACCTGTTACCTGATGCAGGAACCGGTGAACCTCATCCGCAACACCATCAGGGAGTACGCCATACAACATGAACTGTCTTTTTATGATATCCGCCTGCAGGAAGGCTGGCTGCGGAATCTTGTTGTACGTTTGTGCACAACCGGGGAGATTATGGTGAACCTGGTGATCCATCATGAAGATAAGGCAAACAGGGTAGCGCTGCTGGACCATCTGCAGAAAACAGTACCAGCTATCACCACCCTGTTATATACCATCAACCCCAAGAAAAACGATTCCATCTTCGACCTGGAACCACAGGTGTATTCCGGTAAAGGTTATGCAGAAGAAAAACTGGAGGACTTTGTATTTAAAATAGGTCCGAAATCTTTCTTTCAGACAAACACCTACCAGGGCGAAGTGTTATATAAGGTTACACGTGACTTTGCAGAACTGACCGGTTCGGAAATTGTATACGATCTGTACTGTGGTACCGGTAGTATTGGTATTTTTGTATCCCGCAAAGCCCGGAAAGTTGTGGGCATTGAACTGATCAAGGAAGCGATTGATGATGCCCGGGAAAATGCAGCCCGTAACCAGGTAAACAATGCAGAATTTTTTGCCGGTGATGTAGTGGATATTTGTGACGATGCTTTTTTTGCCCATCACGGACAGCCGGACGTTATTATTACCGACCCTCCACGGGCTGGTATGCACGAAAAACTGGTCAATAAACTGCTGGAGATTGCTGCCCCAAAAATCGTTTATGTAAGCTGTAACCCGGCTACACAGGCCAGAGATCTGGCTTTGCTGGATGCGCTGTACACGGTGGAAAAGGTACAACCCGTAGATATGTTTCCGCATACCCACCACATCGAAAATGTGGTATTGCTGAAGAAAAGAGAAAATAAATAG
- a CDS encoding porin family protein, with protein MLACLACATTVDAQVSLGLRSGYVNAGMDVSSGGNGNADMKSLHGWQAGFYLNVPLFPNGALQPGFSFITKGAKLPFTGEQNVGVALPGATRIKLQYLELPVDLVYKIPIGIGKLALGGGGYAAYCTRGDYELAIYKEGQLLQSSSQRLDFSKDPNVFSTGLNLQRWDAGLNATATIEFNCYLTLGVNYSHGLVDIDKSAGSVKNRYFGISLGVLLNREDW; from the coding sequence GTGTTGGCCTGTTTGGCCTGTGCCACTACTGTTGATGCTCAGGTAAGTTTAGGCCTGAGGAGCGGTTATGTTAATGCCGGTATGGATGTTTCCTCCGGGGGCAACGGTAATGCAGATATGAAATCCTTGCATGGCTGGCAAGCCGGCTTTTATCTGAATGTTCCGCTTTTCCCTAACGGAGCGCTGCAACCTGGGTTCAGCTTTATTACCAAGGGGGCCAAGCTGCCGTTTACTGGAGAACAAAATGTAGGCGTGGCACTTCCGGGTGCTACCCGGATAAAACTGCAGTACCTGGAGCTGCCTGTTGATCTGGTATATAAGATACCGATTGGCATTGGTAAGCTGGCGCTGGGTGGTGGAGGCTATGCAGCCTATTGCACGCGTGGAGACTATGAGCTGGCTATTTATAAGGAGGGGCAGTTGCTGCAATCCAGCTCCCAGCGGCTGGACTTTAGCAAGGATCCCAATGTCTTTTCAACCGGCCTCAATCTGCAACGCTGGGATGCCGGCTTAAATGCGACGGCAACGATTGAGTTTAACTGTTATCTTACCTTGGGTGTCAATTACAGCCATGGATTAGTAGATATTGACAAATCTGCCGGCTCGGTAAAAAACCGGTATTTCGGCATCAGTCTTGGGGTTCTGCTGAATCGGGAAGATTGGTAA
- a CDS encoding rhomboid family intramembrane serine protease, with protein sequence MHALEKEKMPRLSLGEERNMVTQLVIFNLTAFIFLLFTLVIYKMEVGKDGEAIFYKNIMNWLRLPADPAKLMVRPWTMLTSLVTHIEVWQIFTNMVWLWCFGTFLQHIAGHQRILPIYLFGGLTGNLFYILGVQAIPALHALLPNGAIMGASPSIMAMAAGATLISPRYRIFPLLAGGIPLWIITVVYVGLSVATSVTSLSGIAYLIQITGGGLAGLLFMYSWRKGRDWGAGFNRLLFKLTHVFHPAAQRINPEDLKGAAQNIPAAGENQPFRRVGQVPEQRLNEILDKINEMGLDSLSPEERETLLRASKSSK encoded by the coding sequence ATGCATGCGTTGGAAAAAGAGAAAATGCCCCGCCTCTCCCTCGGAGAAGAACGGAATATGGTCACCCAACTAGTGATTTTTAACCTCACTGCTTTTATATTCCTCCTTTTTACACTTGTGATTTACAAGATGGAAGTAGGGAAAGATGGAGAGGCTATTTTCTATAAAAATATTATGAACTGGCTGCGGTTGCCAGCTGATCCGGCCAAACTGATGGTTCGCCCCTGGACAATGCTGACTTCTCTGGTTACTCACATAGAAGTGTGGCAGATTTTTACCAATATGGTGTGGTTATGGTGTTTCGGCACTTTCCTGCAACATATTGCAGGCCATCAGCGTATCCTGCCGATATACCTTTTTGGCGGCCTGACAGGCAACCTGTTTTACATACTGGGTGTACAGGCAATTCCGGCCCTGCACGCTCTTCTGCCTAATGGTGCCATTATGGGAGCTTCTCCCAGCATTATGGCCATGGCAGCAGGCGCTACCCTCATCTCTCCCCGCTACCGTATTTTCCCTTTACTGGCAGGTGGTATTCCTCTCTGGATCATCACCGTGGTATATGTGGGCCTGTCTGTAGCCACCAGTGTAACAAGCCTCAGCGGCATTGCCTATCTGATCCAGATTACAGGCGGTGGTCTTGCTGGTCTGTTGTTTATGTACAGCTGGAGAAAAGGACGTGATTGGGGTGCAGGCTTCAACAGATTGCTCTTCAAATTAACCCATGTTTTTCATCCGGCTGCTCAGCGGATTAATCCGGAAGATCTTAAAGGCGCAGCCCAAAATATCCCCGCTGCCGGAGAAAATCAGCCTTTCCGCCGCGTCGGACAGGTGCCTGAACAACGCCTCAACGAAATACTCGATAAGATCAATGAAATGGGGCTGGACTCCCTGTCCCCTGAAGAACGGGAAACATTGCTGCGGGCCAGCAAGTCTTCCAAATAA
- a CDS encoding porin family protein, with product MTKKTIFLSLAAMAISVAAMSQARVGVKGGWNLSNITTTSGGSTEDAKTLSGFNVGVIADLPLVPRILSFQPGVFYTTKGTKSEVGDKNHVSLTSPYAKYSQNPSYIEVPLNLIGKLPIGEGASLFAGVGPYFAFGVAGRNKYEAVTVAGAASGSSDIKWDDDTPFNNGDLNQGRDKWKRFDWGGNVQVGAEISNFLISAQYGIGFAKVYSGQDNNADDKNKNRVFSVSVGYLFGGR from the coding sequence ATGACTAAGAAGACGATTTTCCTGTCATTAGCAGCGATGGCGATTTCTGTTGCAGCGATGTCGCAAGCCCGTGTAGGCGTTAAAGGTGGTTGGAACCTTTCCAATATTACTACTACTAGCGGCGGAAGTACTGAAGACGCCAAAACGTTGTCAGGCTTCAACGTAGGTGTCATAGCGGATTTGCCGCTGGTGCCACGTATCCTGTCTTTTCAGCCGGGAGTTTTTTACACTACAAAAGGAACCAAGTCAGAAGTAGGAGATAAGAACCATGTATCTCTTACGAGTCCTTATGCTAAGTATAGCCAGAACCCATCTTATATCGAAGTTCCGTTGAATCTTATTGGCAAGCTGCCTATAGGAGAGGGTGCCAGCTTGTTTGCCGGTGTCGGCCCGTATTTTGCATTCGGGGTGGCAGGCAGGAACAAATATGAAGCAGTCACAGTAGCTGGTGCTGCCAGTGGGTCTTCAGACATCAAGTGGGACGATGATACCCCTTTTAATAATGGCGACTTGAACCAGGGCCGTGACAAGTGGAAAAGGTTTGACTGGGGAGGCAATGTGCAGGTTGGTGCGGAGATCAGCAATTTCCTGATCAGTGCGCAGTATGGAATTGGCTTTGCCAAAGTATATTCCGGACAGGATAACAACGCAGATGATAAAAACAAGAACCGGGTGTTCAGTGTTTCCGTTGGTTATCTGTTTGGAGGCAGATAA